The following are encoded in a window of Nakamurella sp. A5-74 genomic DNA:
- the dnaB gene encoding replicative DNA helicase has product MAAGLARSDDRFTEQPAPQSRFERQPPQDLAAEQSVLGGMLLSKDAIADVVETLRSGDFYKPAHSLIFDAVLDLYAKGEPADPITVTGELDRTGKLSRTGGATYLHHLTSMVPTAANAGFYAHIVAEKAILRRLVEAGTTIVQLGYGGADGEMGGGAVDEIVDRAQAELYDVTERRTSEDYVILDEILQPTLDEIDAIASSGGRGSGIPTGYADLDALTNGLHPGQMVIIAGRPGMGKSTAAMDMARHAAIKHKMATVVFSLEMSKTDLAMRLLSAEGEIKLSQMRSGTMTDRDWQKIVRRMGEITDAPLFFDDSPNMTIMEIRAKARRLKQRHDLKLIVVDYLQLMTSGKKVESRQQEVSEFSRQMKLLAKELELPVVALSQLNRGAEQRTDKRPMLSDLRESGSLEQDADVVILVHRPDAYDSEDRPGEADLMVVKHRNGETRTIPVAHQLHYSRFHDIAAGM; this is encoded by the coding sequence ATGGCAGCAGGACTCGCGCGCTCCGACGATCGGTTCACGGAGCAGCCGGCGCCGCAGTCCCGCTTCGAACGTCAGCCGCCGCAGGATCTTGCGGCCGAGCAGTCCGTCCTCGGGGGGATGTTGCTCAGCAAGGATGCGATCGCCGACGTGGTGGAGACCCTGCGCAGCGGCGACTTCTACAAGCCGGCCCACTCGCTGATCTTCGATGCCGTGCTGGATCTCTACGCGAAGGGCGAGCCGGCCGATCCGATCACCGTCACCGGAGAGCTCGACCGCACCGGGAAGCTCTCCCGCACCGGCGGTGCCACCTATCTGCACCACCTGACCTCGATGGTGCCGACGGCCGCGAACGCCGGTTTCTACGCCCATATCGTCGCGGAGAAAGCCATCCTGCGGCGGCTCGTGGAGGCCGGCACCACCATCGTCCAGCTCGGGTACGGCGGCGCCGACGGCGAGATGGGCGGAGGTGCCGTCGACGAGATCGTCGACCGCGCCCAGGCCGAGCTGTACGACGTCACCGAGCGACGCACCAGCGAGGACTACGTCATCCTCGACGAGATCCTGCAGCCGACGCTCGACGAGATCGATGCGATCGCCAGCTCCGGTGGTCGGGGTTCCGGGATCCCCACCGGCTACGCCGATCTGGACGCGCTGACCAACGGCCTGCACCCGGGCCAGATGGTGATCATCGCCGGCCGCCCCGGCATGGGGAAGTCGACCGCGGCGATGGACATGGCCAGGCACGCCGCCATCAAGCACAAGATGGCCACCGTCGTGTTCTCGCTGGAAATGAGCAAGACCGACCTGGCGATGCGGTTGCTTTCGGCCGAGGGTGAGATCAAGCTCAGTCAGATGCGCAGCGGCACGATGACCGACCGCGACTGGCAGAAGATCGTCCGCCGGATGGGCGAGATCACTGATGCCCCACTGTTCTTCGACGATTCACCCAACATGACGATCATGGAGATCCGCGCCAAGGCGCGGCGGCTCAAGCAGCGCCACGACCTGAAGCTGATCGTGGTCGACTACCTGCAGCTGATGACGTCGGGCAAGAAGGTCGAGTCCCGTCAGCAGGAGGTCTCGGAGTTCTCCCGGCAGATGAAGCTGCTCGCCAAGGAGTTGGAGCTCCCGGTGGTCGCGCTCTCGCAGCTGAATCGTGGCGCCGAACAGCGCACCGACAAGCGGCCGATGTTGTCGGACCTGCGTGAGTCCGGATCCCTCGAGCAGGACGCGGACGTCGTGATCCTGGTGCACCGGCCGGATGCCTACGACTCCGAGGACCGCCCCGGCGAGGCCGATCTGATGGTGGTCAAGCACCGCAACGGTGAGACCCGCACCATCCCGGTCGCACACCAGTTGCACTACTCCCGCTTCCACGACATCGCGGCGGGGATGTAG
- a CDS encoding SigE family RNA polymerase sigma factor produces MTPEEEVEFSQFVLARRGRIRRTAYLLSGDWDRADDLTQIAFVKVHGAWEKIADPSARSAYLRTCLIRANIDESRRPWRREKPTEELPDSVDRFDLAEAAVNREEMRDALRQVPTGQRTTLVLRFYEGLSVREVAQLMTCSEGTVKSQTVKGLSALRRALAAVSNHDEIGGAS; encoded by the coding sequence GTGACACCGGAGGAGGAGGTGGAGTTCTCGCAGTTCGTCCTCGCCCGACGCGGCCGTATCCGGCGTACCGCCTACCTCCTCTCCGGGGATTGGGACCGTGCGGACGACCTCACCCAGATCGCCTTCGTCAAAGTGCACGGTGCGTGGGAGAAGATTGCCGACCCATCGGCGCGTTCGGCATATCTGCGCACTTGTCTCATACGCGCGAACATCGATGAATCACGGCGGCCATGGCGACGGGAAAAGCCGACGGAGGAATTGCCGGACAGTGTCGACCGGTTCGACCTTGCCGAAGCCGCTGTCAACCGCGAGGAAATGCGGGACGCCCTACGCCAGGTCCCCACCGGACAACGCACCACCCTGGTGCTCCGATTCTACGAAGGCCTCAGCGTGCGTGAAGTGGCTCAATTGATGACCTGTTCCGAGGGAACCGTGAAATCACAGACGGTCAAAGGTCTGTCGGCGCTCAGACGAGCGCTCGCCGCCGTTTCGAACCACGATGAGATCGGTGGTGCGTCATGA
- a CDS encoding LamG-like jellyroll fold domain-containing protein yields the protein MSNHDDTASYERSGQSRRGFLRSTALAGAGAALVGIGGPVLGESTASAAGVQSSGKVGTWNPDPQALQFTLAVMPDTQFLYWGSQDSISRTPQEESFRYIINNSRDANNNIVFMAHLGDLTQDADPISFAQVDKAFALMDSHGAAYSVLAGNHDVRGDDSRGDTPYLQTMGPQRFKKSKTFAGSDATGYNTAHIFQAAGRSWLLLAMDWRTTDQGFAWANKVIKAHPKMPVVLTAHDIVGSVYDDNVFPYPSGDPDNDAVLSGYGQTVWDKLVTGNDQIFLTINGHYWPPGRMTKKNAAGNDVYMHITNYQNRYFGGGAMIRLYHFDLIRKTIDVETINPWILAQAPQTRNELQAELARITGPVDNFSIPIDFEQRFSSFLPVPVRPARPAGQELVPGTQAYWRFDGLGASGTSLRAGQMVPDLSGKGNDLTVVSVPGTADGALTTSTEHHPDQPGHASLKFVGGRNPVHGSYLTTGSKAPLNRETFTSGYTIETFVMLPLDWDAGNNGNASILSRRGSAGAAGKHGKNTDPNEPLAQLNITNNGREAQFNHYPLNNTYPTTNWGQGMVELRWWHLAVVNDGRLTKLYVDGAAVADNPDRMSVGLTSLGLPWLFGAHEYAGALDVVFHGSVGDTRIVNRPLRHSEFLTR from the coding sequence ATGTCCAATCACGATGACACCGCCTCATACGAGCGAAGTGGTCAGAGCCGCCGAGGTTTCCTGCGCAGTACGGCGCTGGCCGGTGCCGGCGCGGCGCTTGTAGGCATCGGTGGGCCCGTGCTCGGCGAATCGACGGCGTCCGCGGCGGGCGTGCAATCCAGCGGTAAGGTCGGCACCTGGAATCCGGATCCGCAGGCGCTGCAATTCACCCTCGCGGTCATGCCGGACACCCAGTTTCTGTACTGGGGCAGCCAGGACAGCATCAGCCGCACGCCGCAGGAGGAGTCCTTCCGGTACATCATCAACAACAGCCGGGACGCCAACAACAACATCGTGTTCATGGCCCACCTCGGCGACCTGACGCAGGACGCTGACCCGATCTCGTTCGCCCAGGTCGACAAGGCGTTCGCGCTGATGGACTCGCACGGCGCCGCCTACAGTGTGCTGGCCGGCAACCACGACGTGAGGGGCGACGACAGCCGCGGTGACACGCCCTACCTGCAGACCATGGGACCTCAGCGGTTCAAGAAGTCGAAGACGTTCGCCGGGTCCGACGCGACCGGATACAACACCGCGCACATCTTCCAGGCAGCCGGCCGTTCTTGGTTGCTGCTGGCGATGGACTGGCGGACCACCGATCAGGGCTTCGCGTGGGCCAACAAGGTGATCAAGGCGCACCCGAAGATGCCGGTGGTCCTCACCGCGCACGACATCGTCGGTTCTGTCTACGACGACAACGTCTTTCCCTACCCCTCCGGCGACCCGGACAACGACGCGGTTCTTTCCGGTTACGGTCAGACGGTCTGGGACAAACTGGTCACTGGTAACGACCAGATCTTCCTGACCATCAATGGCCACTACTGGCCGCCGGGGCGGATGACCAAGAAGAACGCCGCCGGCAATGACGTGTACATGCACATCACCAACTACCAGAACCGCTACTTCGGCGGCGGCGCCATGATCCGGCTGTACCACTTCGACCTGATCCGCAAGACCATCGACGTCGAGACGATCAACCCGTGGATCCTGGCCCAGGCACCCCAGACGCGCAACGAGCTGCAAGCCGAGCTCGCCCGGATCACCGGCCCGGTCGACAATTTCTCCATCCCGATCGACTTCGAGCAGCGGTTCTCCAGCTTCCTCCCGGTTCCGGTCCGGCCCGCCCGGCCGGCCGGCCAGGAGCTGGTGCCGGGCACCCAGGCGTATTGGCGCTTCGACGGGCTCGGCGCCTCCGGAACCTCGCTCCGCGCCGGCCAGATGGTCCCGGACCTGTCGGGCAAGGGAAACGATCTGACGGTGGTGAGCGTGCCGGGCACCGCCGACGGTGCGCTGACCACATCCACCGAGCACCACCCCGACCAGCCCGGGCACGCCAGCCTGAAGTTCGTCGGTGGCCGCAATCCGGTTCACGGCTCGTATCTGACCACCGGGTCGAAGGCCCCACTGAACCGCGAAACCTTCACCAGCGGATACACAATTGAGACGTTCGTGATGCTGCCGCTGGACTGGGACGCCGGCAATAACGGCAATGCATCGATCTTGAGCCGCCGAGGTTCGGCCGGGGCAGCCGGCAAGCACGGCAAGAACACCGACCCGAACGAGCCGCTGGCTCAACTGAACATCACCAACAACGGCCGCGAGGCGCAGTTCAACCACTACCCGCTGAACAACACCTACCCGACGACCAACTGGGGTCAGGGCATGGTCGAGCTCAGGTGGTGGCACCTGGCGGTGGTCAACGACGGTCGCCTCACGAAGTTGTACGTTGACGGCGCCGCGGTCGCCGACAACCCCGATCGAATGTCGGTCGGCCTCACCTCGTTGGGGCTGCCCTGGCTGTTCGGCGCCCACGAGTACGCCGGGGCCCTCGACGTTGTCTTCCACGGCAGCGTCGGTGACACCCGCATCGTGAACCGTCCCCTACGCCACAGTGAATTCCTCACCAGGTAA